The Cohaesibacter intestini genome includes a window with the following:
- a CDS encoding diguanylate cyclase domain-containing protein, which produces MAKQALIFTDPDYGLDMPQWADMLTEANFAVWSHCVHSEDRPDDVSMAADILLVDLLDVSKDRVALVVERASALRKSLGFSQARVPMVAIADPSVALREELLTPFADVLKPPLTLDLISNRLTSLMRLATMRREAERRSRTFKRFGVGLPVVPPPSNLENQSLLYLGSGMAFLPVECALPETISTTAALTPAMALHYLENESFDTLVVELSDYNEHLIHFIGDLRRNPNYFSFPIILLCHKEATEDGLAGLAAGANDIVTFPFSERFFENRIEILVNEERYRRQLKKIFNEARLLMPTDATTRLYSEEFLKAHLQVLHEQENTASMTFAGIDISFDLVQGERREQSPSPALLARVGRMIYSLMRAEDLLARLDNGRFVAFFPDTDLFETRIALQRIRSIVQLSPFVEQNSGMGVNVVLDFSLHHCDSNKIDFNIEQILKDLFENPVVRF; this is translated from the coding sequence ATGGCCAAGCAGGCATTGATTTTTACCGATCCGGACTATGGTCTGGATATGCCGCAATGGGCCGACATGCTGACCGAGGCGAATTTTGCCGTCTGGTCTCATTGTGTCCATTCCGAGGACAGGCCCGACGACGTATCCATGGCGGCCGACATTCTGCTGGTCGACCTGTTGGACGTCAGCAAGGACCGCGTGGCGCTCGTCGTCGAACGCGCCTCAGCCCTGCGCAAGTCTCTGGGCTTCTCTCAGGCAAGGGTGCCAATGGTCGCCATTGCCGACCCCTCGGTGGCCCTGAGGGAAGAGTTACTCACGCCCTTTGCCGATGTGTTGAAACCGCCTCTCACGCTTGATCTGATCAGCAACCGCTTGACCTCACTGATGCGGCTGGCAACCATGCGAAGAGAGGCCGAGCGGCGCTCGAGAACTTTCAAACGTTTCGGCGTCGGCCTGCCGGTGGTGCCACCGCCAAGCAACCTTGAGAACCAGTCCCTTCTCTATCTGGGCTCCGGCATGGCCTTCCTGCCCGTCGAATGCGCCCTGCCCGAAACCATCAGCACCACAGCGGCCCTGACACCGGCAATGGCGCTCCATTATCTCGAGAATGAGAGTTTCGATACGCTGGTCGTCGAGTTGAGCGACTATAACGAGCATCTGATCCACTTCATTGGGGACCTGAGACGCAACCCGAACTATTTCTCCTTCCCGATCATCCTGCTGTGCCACAAGGAAGCGACAGAAGACGGTCTTGCGGGGCTGGCGGCAGGGGCAAACGACATCGTGACCTTCCCCTTCTCTGAGCGTTTCTTTGAAAACCGCATCGAAATCCTCGTCAATGAAGAGCGCTATCGCCGCCAGCTGAAAAAAATCTTCAACGAAGCCCGGCTCTTGATGCCAACCGACGCCACCACACGGCTCTATTCGGAAGAATTTCTCAAGGCCCATCTGCAAGTGCTGCACGAACAGGAAAACACAGCCAGCATGACCTTTGCGGGGATCGATATCTCGTTTGATCTCGTGCAGGGTGAGAGGCGCGAACAATCTCCAAGCCCTGCCTTGCTGGCACGGGTCGGCCGGATGATCTATTCCCTGATGCGGGCCGAGGACTTGCTGGCCCGCCTCGACAATGGCCGCTTTGTCGCCTTCTTCCCCGATACGGACCTGTTCGAAACCCGAATTGCCCTCCAGCGCATCCGCTCAATCGTGCAACTGAGCCCGTTTGTCGAGCAGAATAGCGGCATGGGAGTGAATGTCGTGCTCGACTTCTCGCTCCATCATTGCGACAGCAACAAGATTGACTTCAACATCGAGCAGATCCTCAAGGACCTGTTCGAGAATCCCGTTGTCCGCTTCTGA
- the mfd gene encoding transcription-repair coupling factor has protein sequence MTNFSDALSSSMMINVTHVPDGLEGYALAEVAAAHLKANKDRKIVAVYVARDDRRMAAMEQALRYFAPKLDCVSFPAWDCVPYDRVSPNAEISARRMTALSRMAYQTFGQPTVLLTSVNAILQRVPSRASVRKQSWSARPGNCVDMDDLIGWLETNGFLRTPTVREQGEYAVRGGILDLFAPGAEEPVRLDFFGDTLESIRSFDPQNQRSVGQLREIELVSASEVVLTDEAVSSFRRRYTASFGASTRDDMLYQAVSEGRRYQGIEHWLPFFNDDLESLLDFTEDAPVLLDPLSDDAIGERMDLVQDHYLARKEGMESGLEQSVPYKPIEPSLLYLDKEEWTSRLGTQTRIRMSPFDVPPTGVKTIIDLGGKQGRTFAAERSADNVNVFDAVIEHIKTLKEQKKRVTIACWTRGSAERMHQVLTDHGISGLVPYETWAARSVITAKQVGLTVLELESGFETDKDVVIGEQDILGDRLIRSKRRRKKSSDILTEATSLSQGDIVVHIEHGIGRFMGLQTVDAAGAPHDCLEIHYAGGDKLFLPVENIELLSRYGSEDTEAQLDKLGGVAWQARKSKMKARIRMMADQLIKVAAERELRQGERITPPEGLYDEFSARFPFDETEDQFNAIEQVFDDMGSGRPMDRLVCGDVGFGKTEVALRAAFIAAMNGKQVAIVVPTTLLARQHYKTFADRFAGFPLIVEQASRLVSTKQLNQTKKGLKDGSVDIVVGTHALLGKSIEFRDLGLLIIDEEQHFGVKHKERLKELRADVHVLTLSATPIPRTLQLALTGVRELSLIATPPVDRLAVRTFISPFDALTIREALLRERYRGGQSFYVCPRITDIAQIKTFLEEQVPELKVAVAHGQMPAGQLDDIMTAFYDGKFDVLLSTTIVESGIDVPTANTLIVHRADMFGLSQLYQLRGRVGRSKTRAYALFTVPAKKVLTPTAERRLKVLQSLDTLGAGFQLASHDLDIRGAGNLLGEEQSGHVKEVGYELYQQMLEEAVASLRSGDMTIMEDKWSPQISIGTPVLIPDSYVADLQLRLSLYRRLADLVDANEIDEFGAELTDRFGPQPDEVKHLLKIVYIKGLCRKANVEKIDAGPKGAVIGFRNNEFVNPQGLVQFITEQGLLAKIRPDQRIFLARDWNNPGARLKGTAVIMTQLAKIAQVQS, from the coding sequence ATGACCAATTTTTCTGACGCCCTGTCCTCCTCGATGATGATCAACGTCACCCATGTGCCTGACGGACTGGAAGGCTATGCGCTGGCGGAAGTGGCTGCTGCTCATCTCAAGGCCAATAAGGACCGCAAGATTGTTGCGGTCTATGTTGCCCGTGATGATCGGCGGATGGCGGCGATGGAACAGGCTTTGCGCTATTTTGCACCCAAGCTGGACTGTGTTTCGTTTCCAGCTTGGGACTGCGTGCCCTATGACCGGGTGTCGCCGAATGCCGAAATCTCGGCTCGGCGCATGACGGCTCTGTCGCGCATGGCCTACCAGACCTTCGGTCAGCCAACCGTGTTGCTGACCTCCGTCAATGCGATTCTCCAGCGGGTGCCGAGCCGCGCGTCGGTGCGCAAACAGAGCTGGTCGGCCCGTCCGGGAAACTGTGTTGATATGGACGACCTGATTGGTTGGCTTGAGACCAACGGCTTCCTGCGTACCCCGACGGTGCGCGAGCAGGGGGAATATGCGGTGCGCGGCGGCATTCTCGATCTGTTTGCGCCAGGGGCCGAGGAGCCGGTGCGGCTTGATTTCTTTGGTGACACACTTGAGAGCATTCGCAGCTTTGATCCGCAGAACCAGCGTTCTGTCGGCCAATTGCGCGAAATCGAACTGGTCTCCGCCTCTGAAGTGGTGCTGACCGATGAGGCAGTTTCCAGTTTCCGCCGTCGCTATACAGCCAGTTTCGGCGCGTCCACCCGCGATGACATGCTCTATCAGGCGGTCAGTGAAGGGCGACGTTATCAGGGGATCGAGCATTGGTTGCCTTTCTTCAATGATGATCTGGAAAGCCTGCTCGACTTTACCGAAGACGCGCCGGTTCTGCTGGACCCGCTCAGCGACGATGCCATCGGCGAGCGCATGGATCTGGTGCAGGATCACTATCTCGCCCGCAAGGAAGGGATGGAGTCCGGGCTGGAACAAAGTGTGCCTTACAAGCCGATAGAGCCTTCTCTGCTTTATCTTGACAAGGAAGAATGGACCAGTCGGCTGGGGACGCAGACCCGCATCCGTATGTCGCCGTTTGATGTGCCGCCAACCGGTGTCAAGACAATCATTGACCTTGGTGGCAAACAGGGGCGCACCTTTGCTGCGGAACGCAGTGCGGACAATGTCAATGTGTTCGATGCTGTGATTGAGCACATCAAGACCCTGAAAGAACAAAAGAAACGGGTTACCATTGCCTGCTGGACCAGAGGCTCAGCAGAGCGGATGCATCAGGTTCTGACTGACCATGGCATCAGCGGGCTTGTGCCGTATGAGACATGGGCGGCGCGCAGTGTGATCACTGCTAAGCAGGTGGGCCTGACCGTTCTGGAGCTGGAAAGCGGCTTTGAGACGGACAAGGATGTGGTGATCGGCGAGCAGGATATTCTGGGCGATCGGCTGATCCGTTCCAAACGCCGCCGCAAGAAAAGCTCTGACATTCTGACCGAAGCGACCAGCTTGTCGCAGGGGGATATCGTCGTCCATATCGAGCATGGTATCGGCCGTTTCATGGGGCTTCAGACGGTGGATGCTGCGGGTGCGCCGCATGATTGTCTCGAAATCCACTATGCAGGCGGCGACAAACTGTTCCTGCCGGTTGAGAATATCGAGCTTTTGTCGCGCTATGGCTCGGAGGACACCGAAGCCCAGCTCGACAAATTGGGCGGGGTGGCCTGGCAGGCGCGTAAATCGAAAATGAAGGCCCGGATCCGCATGATGGCGGATCAGTTGATCAAGGTTGCGGCTGAGCGCGAGTTGCGACAGGGCGAACGGATCACACCGCCTGAAGGCCTTTATGACGAATTTTCTGCGCGCTTCCCGTTTGACGAGACCGAGGACCAGTTCAACGCCATCGAACAGGTGTTTGACGACATGGGCTCCGGCCGTCCAATGGATCGTCTGGTTTGCGGCGATGTGGGCTTTGGCAAAACGGAAGTTGCGCTGCGGGCGGCCTTTATTGCAGCGATGAATGGCAAACAGGTTGCCATCGTTGTGCCAACCACTTTGTTGGCTCGGCAACACTACAAGACCTTTGCAGACCGCTTTGCCGGTTTCCCGCTGATTGTCGAACAGGCGTCGCGGCTGGTTTCGACCAAGCAATTGAACCAGACCAAGAAGGGCCTCAAGGATGGCTCGGTGGACATTGTCGTTGGCACCCATGCCTTGCTTGGCAAGAGCATAGAGTTCCGCGATCTGGGTTTGCTGATCATTGACGAGGAGCAGCATTTTGGCGTCAAGCACAAGGAACGATTGAAGGAATTACGGGCTGATGTGCATGTCTTGACCCTGTCTGCAACGCCGATTCCGCGGACCTTGCAACTGGCACTGACCGGTGTGCGGGAATTGTCACTGATTGCCACGCCGCCTGTCGACCGTCTGGCGGTCCGGACCTTCATATCACCCTTCGATGCCCTGACGATCCGGGAAGCCCTCCTGCGTGAGCGCTACCGTGGTGGCCAAAGCTTCTATGTCTGTCCCCGCATCACTGACATTGCCCAAATCAAGACCTTCTTGGAGGAGCAGGTGCCGGAGCTGAAGGTGGCCGTGGCGCATGGTCAGATGCCTGCTGGTCAGTTGGATGACATCATGACCGCCTTCTATGACGGCAAGTTCGATGTGCTTCTGTCGACGACGATTGTCGAATCCGGTATCGACGTGCCGACTGCCAACACGCTGATCGTTCATCGCGCCGACATGTTCGGCCTTAGTCAGCTTTATCAGCTGCGCGGCCGTGTGGGGCGGTCGAAAACCCGTGCCTATGCCTTGTTTACCGTGCCAGCCAAGAAGGTTTTGACCCCGACCGCCGAGCGCCGCCTGAAGGTTCTGCAAAGCCTCGATACCCTCGGGGCCGGGTTCCAGCTGGCAAGCCACGATCTGGATATTCGCGGGGCGGGCAACTTGCTCGGCGAAGAGCAATCCGGTCATGTCAAGGAAGTTGGCTACGAGTTGTATCAGCAGATGCTCGAAGAAGCGGTCGCCTCGCTGCGCTCCGGGGATATGACGATCATGGAAGACAAATGGTCGCCGCAGATATCCATTGGTACGCCTGTTCTGATCCCCGACAGCTATGTCGCCGATCTTCAGCTGCGCCTCAGCCTCTATCGCCGTCTGGCCGATTTGGTGGATGCCAATGAGATTGACGAGTTCGGTGCCGAGCTGACCGACCGCTTCGGGCCGCAGCCCGATGAAGTCAAGCATCTGTTGAAGATCGTCTATATCAAGGGGCTGTGTCGCAAGGCCAATGTCGAGAAGATCGATGCCGGGCCGAAGGGGGCCGTCATCGGTTTCCGCAACAACGAATTTGTCAATCCGCAGGGATTGGTGCAGTTCATCACCGAGCAGGGCTTGCTGGCCAAGATCCGCCCGGATCAGCGGATTTTCCTTGCGCGCGATTGGAACAATCCCGGCGCGAGGCTCAAGGGCACGGCGGTGATCATGACCCAACTGGCCAAGATTGCACAAGTCCAGAGCTGA
- a CDS encoding YbaN family protein produces the protein MEHLKRPFYMSIGLILSGIGIAGAFLPVLPSTIFFIGAAYFFARSSPRLEAWLLTHPLFGPPVVAWQDHGAIPRKAKYLAFAGMALGFVSFLYFVQPGLWLLVVVFLFFAASALYVGTRPDGPTPNPSSDL, from the coding sequence ATGGAACATTTGAAACGCCCATTCTACATGTCGATCGGACTGATCCTGTCCGGCATTGGCATTGCAGGGGCATTTCTTCCCGTTTTGCCGTCGACCATCTTCTTTATCGGAGCAGCCTACTTCTTTGCCCGCAGCTCTCCCCGTCTTGAGGCCTGGCTTCTGACACACCCTTTGTTTGGGCCACCCGTCGTCGCCTGGCAGGATCACGGCGCAATTCCGCGCAAGGCAAAATACCTTGCCTTTGCGGGCATGGCGTTGGGGTTCGTCTCATTTCTCTATTTCGTGCAGCCCGGACTTTGGCTTCTTGTCGTAGTGTTCCTGTTTTTTGCTGCCAGTGCACTTTACGTCGGCACAAGACCCGATGGACCAACGCCCAATCCAAGCTCAGACCTATAG
- a CDS encoding succinate dehydrogenase assembly factor 2, with product MSQGTTRSSEGLDVRRKKILMRAWHRGIKEMDLMFGRFVDGELDNLSDEELGQLEMLLDQFDRDLIQWFTDELPVPEAFDCPLFYKIKNYHENFETGLL from the coding sequence ATGTCCCAAGGTACCACCCGTAGCAGTGAAGGGCTTGATGTCCGCCGCAAAAAGATTCTCATGCGTGCCTGGCATCGCGGTATCAAGGAAATGGACCTGATGTTTGGCCGTTTCGTCGATGGCGAGCTGGACAATCTCAGTGATGAGGAACTGGGGCAGTTGGAAATGCTGCTGGATCAGTTTGACCGCGATTTGATTCAGTGGTTCACCGACGAGTTGCCCGTGCCGGAAGCCTTTGATTGCCCGCTCTTCTACAAAATCAAAAACTACCACGAGAATTTCGAAACAGGCTTGCTCTGA
- a CDS encoding DUF502 domain-containing protein, giving the protein MSKHKGEDKKDSQEHAGLSFGARIRNYFLTGLVIAAPIGITLFITWSFIQWVDDTVKPYIPHIYNPDNYLPFSVPGVGLIFSLIILTILGFLTANFVGRSFLSYGEVMVGRMPLVRNIYNALKQIFETVLSQKGQTFTKAAVIEYPRRDLWALSFIATSTMGEVSHRLADRTGSNEGFISVFLPTTPNPTSGFLLFVPREDVIILDMSVEDAAKLVISAGLVTPDFIAKHAAEEERDKLAEKFGIEPQTIESDVADIAQIEVDAPEDASPSDGPSEEADTLSDRKQTRRKRKFFPVLGR; this is encoded by the coding sequence ATGTCCAAACATAAAGGCGAAGACAAGAAAGACTCTCAGGAGCATGCCGGTTTGAGTTTTGGCGCACGCATTCGAAATTACTTTCTGACCGGCCTTGTCATCGCCGCGCCGATCGGCATCACTCTGTTCATCACGTGGTCCTTCATCCAGTGGGTCGATGATACGGTCAAACCCTACATCCCGCATATCTACAATCCGGACAATTATCTGCCGTTCTCTGTGCCCGGCGTTGGGCTTATCTTCTCGCTGATAATTCTGACCATTCTGGGCTTCCTGACGGCCAACTTTGTTGGCCGCTCCTTCCTGAGTTACGGCGAGGTGATGGTGGGCCGGATGCCCTTGGTGCGTAACATTTACAACGCGCTCAAGCAGATATTCGAGACGGTCCTCTCCCAGAAAGGCCAGACCTTCACGAAGGCTGCGGTGATCGAATATCCACGGCGGGATTTGTGGGCGCTGTCCTTTATCGCGACCAGCACCATGGGGGAAGTTTCACATCGGTTGGCCGATCGGACAGGCAGCAACGAGGGGTTCATCTCGGTCTTCTTGCCGACCACACCGAACCCGACCTCCGGTTTCCTGCTGTTCGTGCCGCGGGAGGATGTGATCATCCTTGATATGAGTGTTGAAGATGCTGCCAAGCTGGTTATTTCTGCGGGTCTTGTGACGCCAGACTTCATTGCCAAACATGCCGCTGAAGAAGAGCGGGACAAGCTTGCCGAGAAATTCGGTATCGAACCTCAGACCATCGAGAGTGATGTGGCAGACATCGCGCAGATTGAGGTGGATGCGCCTGAAGATGCATCCCCAAGTGACGGTCCATCAGAGGAAGCAGATACGCTGTCCGATCGGAAACAGACGCGTAGAAAACGCAAATTCTTTCCGGTTCTGGGCCGGTGA
- a CDS encoding AMP-binding protein — MLLNTPDHIETYRASGLWGTERIDQRFAHWAQERSDEIALIDDQTLHTVCGRQPQCLSFGRAWRRVVAISEFLSGIGMKSDTVVAVLLPPSVDAAILTLVASRMGLILAPIPLTSGEADIRNCLEQVGAKAIVCCPLYESEPVGERARNVAADMFSIRFVFCLGDGAPEGLIELQSMMDDEDTALDEETLFDIAPLPDANSVLAIHWASAGSVVSKPLGRSHNQLLCASRHVYEQTGLEPGDCLMMAYHLSGLTGFAAGIITAFDAGIRLQFHQFRNLQGFNAALSEYGVQHIMLPGGQWRHLHPELVMAVREQLKSISLIWSRSHAQGDVFPENETAARLLDVTNFGELALLAQIRRLPGEIGSVPLGTIEARNVPGAAYLETHLLGVDETKAKTENGVVGGELCLKGAMVPTAAFPSAGAIEGTPLRMTEHGFVRSDVACQLVTERHGDERALFRPLGDISDLLSMGGLTERAVDIDTLYKQCPGVTDAAAFTARSSDGGPDHLLAALVVHDEETAREDFYAFLKSCKVSSTKWPRDILFVQAIPRSTDGRVQRGSLIEAAKLHNVA; from the coding sequence ATGCTCCTCAACACGCCAGATCACATTGAAACTTATCGAGCATCAGGCCTGTGGGGAACTGAACGCATAGACCAGCGCTTCGCCCATTGGGCGCAGGAGCGCTCAGACGAAATCGCACTGATTGACGACCAAACCCTGCATACGGTTTGTGGACGACAACCCCAATGCCTGTCCTTTGGCCGTGCCTGGCGACGCGTGGTTGCGATTTCCGAGTTCCTCTCCGGCATTGGAATGAAAAGTGACACGGTGGTGGCGGTCCTGCTGCCCCCTAGCGTCGACGCAGCCATCCTTACCCTTGTCGCCAGCCGCATGGGGCTGATCCTTGCCCCCATTCCGTTGACTTCGGGCGAAGCCGACATCCGCAACTGCCTCGAACAGGTTGGCGCCAAAGCCATTGTCTGCTGCCCCCTTTATGAAAGCGAACCGGTCGGCGAACGCGCGCGCAATGTCGCCGCTGACATGTTCTCCATCCGCTTTGTCTTCTGTCTGGGCGATGGTGCCCCTGAAGGCCTGATCGAACTGCAATCGATGATGGACGATGAGGACACGGCTCTCGATGAAGAGACCTTGTTCGACATTGCCCCCCTGCCCGACGCCAATTCCGTTTTGGCCATTCATTGGGCATCGGCTGGCAGTGTGGTCAGCAAACCGTTGGGCCGCAGCCACAACCAGTTGCTGTGCGCCTCGCGCCATGTCTACGAACAGACCGGACTGGAACCCGGCGATTGCCTGATGATGGCCTATCACCTCTCCGGCCTCACAGGCTTTGCAGCCGGCATCATCACCGCCTTTGATGCGGGCATTCGGTTGCAATTCCATCAATTCCGAAACCTTCAGGGTTTCAATGCCGCTTTGTCCGAATATGGCGTCCAGCACATCATGCTGCCCGGCGGTCAATGGCGCCATCTCCACCCGGAGTTGGTCATGGCGGTTCGCGAACAGCTCAAGAGCATCTCATTGATCTGGAGCCGTTCACATGCCCAAGGGGACGTATTCCCCGAGAACGAAACCGCAGCCCGATTGCTTGATGTGACCAATTTCGGCGAACTGGCTTTGCTTGCCCAGATCAGACGCTTGCCCGGAGAAATCGGTTCGGTGCCCCTTGGCACCATCGAAGCTCGCAATGTGCCCGGTGCGGCCTATCTCGAGACCCATCTTCTAGGCGTCGATGAAACCAAAGCCAAGACCGAGAATGGTGTCGTTGGCGGTGAATTGTGCCTCAAGGGGGCAATGGTACCAACGGCTGCATTCCCGTCCGCAGGTGCTATCGAAGGCACGCCCCTACGCATGACCGAGCATGGCTTTGTCCGTTCCGACGTCGCCTGTCAGTTGGTCACCGAAAGACATGGTGACGAGCGGGCCCTGTTCCGTCCCCTTGGTGACATTTCTGATCTATTGTCGATGGGTGGCTTGACGGAACGCGCGGTCGACATTGACACCCTTTACAAGCAATGCCCGGGGGTCACCGATGCCGCCGCCTTCACCGCACGCTCATCTGACGGGGGACCGGACCACTTGCTCGCAGCCCTTGTGGTGCATGATGAGGAAACGGCCCGGGAAGATTTCTATGCCTTTCTAAAAAGCTGCAAAGTATCCTCGACCAAATGGCCACGCGATATTCTGTTTGTTCAGGCCATTCCGCGCTCTACCGATGGCCGCGTCCAACGTGGAAGTCTGATTGAAGCCGCAAAACTTCACAATGTTGCCTGA
- the recG gene encoding ATP-dependent DNA helicase RecG, which produces MRPSHLNSYFASLMSLKGVGPKIAQAFAKLLRGDVLLEARRIDLLLHMPVGVIDRSLQSDLATAPEGAIVTVKVTIDKHLPPPRNNRRVPYRILAHDETDDLTLTYFHAKGGYLEKQLPVGEMRYISGRLERFNGGPQITHPDHVVSEADFATMPLLEPVYPLTAGLSGKVLHKAVQASLDDLESLPEWQDQALMDREKWMPFDEALRRVHLPHDLADLEETSPVRKRLAYDECLANQLALALVRSKVKKSAGIARCWEGKLKAKLLAALPFTLTGSQTEAIADIEADLALPERMLRLVQGDVGSGKTMVALMAAADVIESGSQAAMMAPTDLLARQHYQSVKSLCEAVGIRVAVLTGKDTAATRRDTLSALEKGDIDFLLGTHALFQQTVVFADLGLAIVDEQHRFGVHQRLTLSAKGEATDLLVMTATPIPRTLVLTHYGDMDVSLLTEKPAGRKPIDTRTMNLERLPELVQRLAQAIDQGVKCYWVCPLVEESELLDATAAEDRYATLKQVFGNKVELVHGRMTSDEKRSAMEHFKDGDAQILVATTVIEVGVDVPEATIMVIEHAERFGLAQLHQLRGRVGRGDKASSCILLFKGPLGQVARERLNMMRETEDGFRIAEADLRLRGEGDVLGTKQSGLPGFRLTDPEAHKGLMEMARTEGRLIIETNPDLEGIRGAALRDLLYLFSRDEAIRLLKAG; this is translated from the coding sequence ATGCGCCCTAGCCACCTCAACAGCTACTTTGCGTCCCTGATGTCGCTCAAGGGCGTGGGACCCAAGATCGCACAAGCCTTTGCCAAGCTATTGCGCGGTGATGTTCTGCTCGAAGCCCGGCGGATTGATCTGCTGCTGCATATGCCGGTCGGGGTGATCGACCGCAGCCTGCAGTCCGATCTCGCAACCGCCCCCGAAGGGGCCATCGTCACAGTCAAGGTGACCATCGACAAACATCTGCCGCCACCACGCAACAATCGCCGTGTCCCTTATCGCATTCTCGCCCATGACGAGACGGACGATCTGACGCTGACCTATTTTCATGCCAAGGGAGGCTATCTCGAAAAGCAATTGCCCGTCGGCGAAATGCGTTACATTTCGGGTCGGTTGGAGCGGTTCAATGGCGGCCCACAAATCACCCACCCGGATCATGTGGTCTCGGAAGCCGATTTTGCCACCATGCCACTGCTGGAACCCGTCTATCCGCTGACGGCCGGGCTGTCGGGCAAAGTGCTGCATAAGGCCGTGCAAGCGTCCCTTGATGATCTGGAATCCTTGCCCGAGTGGCAGGATCAGGCTCTGATGGATCGGGAAAAATGGATGCCCTTCGACGAAGCGCTCCGGCGTGTCCATCTGCCGCACGATCTCGCTGATCTGGAAGAAACCTCCCCGGTCCGCAAGCGCTTGGCCTATGACGAATGTCTCGCCAACCAGTTGGCACTGGCGCTCGTGCGCAGCAAGGTGAAAAAATCCGCAGGCATCGCCCGTTGCTGGGAGGGCAAGCTAAAGGCAAAACTGCTCGCGGCCCTGCCCTTCACACTGACCGGCAGCCAGACTGAGGCCATCGCAGACATCGAGGCCGATCTGGCTTTACCTGAACGCATGTTGCGGCTGGTGCAAGGCGATGTCGGCAGCGGCAAGACCATGGTTGCCCTGATGGCCGCCGCAGACGTAATCGAATCTGGCTCGCAAGCCGCGATGATGGCGCCGACCGATCTGCTGGCCCGCCAACATTATCAATCCGTCAAATCGCTGTGCGAGGCGGTTGGCATCCGCGTTGCGGTTCTGACCGGCAAAGACACAGCCGCCACGAGGCGCGACACCTTATCGGCACTGGAAAAAGGCGACATCGACTTCCTGCTCGGCACTCATGCCTTGTTTCAGCAGACAGTCGTCTTTGCCGATTTGGGGCTGGCAATTGTTGATGAGCAGCACCGCTTTGGTGTCCATCAGCGACTCACTCTGTCGGCCAAGGGCGAAGCAACAGACTTGTTGGTGATGACTGCCACCCCGATCCCGCGCACCCTCGTGCTCACCCATTATGGCGACATGGATGTCTCCCTGCTGACCGAAAAGCCGGCGGGACGCAAACCGATCGACACCCGCACCATGAATCTTGAAAGACTGCCCGAGCTTGTCCAACGACTGGCTCAAGCCATTGATCAGGGGGTGAAATGCTATTGGGTCTGCCCGCTGGTCGAAGAATCCGAGCTGCTTGATGCGACCGCCGCAGAAGATCGCTACGCCACCCTAAAGCAGGTCTTTGGCAATAAGGTGGAACTGGTCCATGGCCGCATGACATCGGATGAGAAACGCTCCGCCATGGAACACTTCAAGGATGGCGACGCGCAAATCCTTGTCGCCACCACGGTGATTGAAGTCGGCGTTGATGTGCCCGAAGCCACCATCATGGTGATCGAACATGCCGAACGCTTCGGCCTCGCCCAGTTGCATCAGCTGCGCGGCCGAGTGGGCCGTGGCGACAAGGCCTCATCCTGCATCCTGTTGTTCAAGGGGCCGCTTGGCCAAGTGGCGCGCGAGCGGCTCAACATGATGCGCGAAACAGAAGATGGCTTCCGCATTGCCGAGGCCGATTTGCGGTTACGTGGAGAGGGTGACGTGTTGGGCACCAAGCAATCGGGCCTGCCGGGCTTTCGCCTGACCGACCCGGAAGCCCATAAGGGACTGATGGAAATGGCCCGCACGGAAGGCCGCCTGATCATTGAGACCAATCCGGATCTGGAAGGCATCCGTGGTGCAGCCTTGCGCGATTTGCTCTATCTATTCAGCAGAGACGAAGCAATCCGTTTGCTCAAAGCCGGTTAA